One Ricinus communis isolate WT05 ecotype wild-type chromosome 7, ASM1957865v1, whole genome shotgun sequence genomic region harbors:
- the LOC107260814 gene encoding uncharacterized protein LOC107260814: MEIFPKSDRIDLWDIVKESVTLPIKKENSIEVLKTKKEWSLKERKLYSRDRKAMNILYCALSREEYEVIEHCLSAKKIWDSLANKHEGITQVKIKKTKFLVHEYEMFQMKPSEKVSEMYSRLMSIINALKKLGKMYQLEEINNKILRVLPRKEWESKVNSIEEVNNLSTLSTDLLMGKLLTHEMTMTNDQKEIAKEVKEKKKKSIALKVKEVIISDSESDHSDDYDEDLTLIAKKLRNILMKKKKLGKPFKKLDDAKKESIICFSCNKQGHIKADCPKLKKYPKEQKKNELKATWDDSSKSKDDNNSSENEVANLCLIAMEEPTNDEVIDSNSPTYNKLVEMYDITIHKYDKMKLKKKFIENKANELEKLIDELKKETNLLSN, from the coding sequence ATGGAGATATTCCCTAAAAGCGACAGAATAGACCTATGGGATATAGTTAAAGAAAGTGTAACTCTACCAATAAAAAAGGAGAATAGTATTGAAGTGCTCAAGACAAAGAAGGAATGGtctttgaaagaaagaaagctttATTCAAGGGATAGAAAGGCCATGAACATCCTCTATTGTGCTCTATCTAGAGAAGAGTACGAGGTTATTGAACATTGCCTTTCCGCTAAGAAAATTTGGGACTCATTAGCAAACAAACATGAGGGAATAACTCAAGTCAAGATAAAGAAGACTAAATTCTTAGTTCATGAGTATGAAATGTTCCAAATGAAGCCGAGTGAAAAGGTCTCTGAAATGTATAGCCGACTTATGAGTATCATCAACGCCTTGAAGAAGCTTGGAAAGATGTATCAACTTGAAGagatcaataataaaattttgagagTTCTTCCTAGAAAGGAGTGGGAGTCAAAAGTGAACTCCATTGAAGAAGTCAACAACCTTTCCACACTTTCTACCGACCTCCTTATGGGCAAACTTCTCACTCATGAGATGACCATGACGAATGATCAAAAAGAAATAGCCAAGGAAGtcaaggaaaagaagaagaagtcaaTTGCACTTAAAGTCAAGGAAGTCATCATAAGTGATAGCGAAAGTGATCACAGTGATGACTATGATGAAGATCTTACTCTCATCGCCAAGAAGCTAAGGAACATactaatgaagaaaaagaagcttggCAAACCATTCAAGAAGCTTGATGatgcaaagaaagaatcaaTCATATGCTTCAGTTGTAACAAACAGGGTCACATCAAAGCAGACTGTCCCAAGCTCAAGAAGTATCCTAAGGagcaaaagaagaatgaaCTTAAGGCTACTTGGGATGACTCTAGCAAATCTAAAGATGATAACAACTCGAGTGAGAATGAGGTAGCAAACCTTTGCTTGATAGCAATGGAGGAACCTACAAACGATGAGGTAATTGACTCTAACTCCCCTACTTATAATAAACTTGTTGAGATGTATGACATTACAATTCATAAGTatgataaaatgaaattaaagaaaaaattcattGAGAATAAAGCAAATGAACTTGAGAAGCTAATTGATGAATTAAAAAAGGAGACTAACTTACTTTCTAATTAA